CGGGCCGGGAGGGCGCGGACGCGGGAACGGGCCGGTACGGGGATCCCGTACCGGCCCGTGCGGGCGGGCTGCCGTCAGACCTTGGCCAGGGACGCCTTCTCGTCCTCGTCGCCGCGCGGCCCGGGGACGTACGGCTCGGTGTGGCCGTCGTCCGTCATCGTCTTCTCGTCGAAGGGGATCGCGCCCGAGAGGACCTGGTCGGCCCTGGCGCGGTCGATCTCCTTGGTCCAGGTGCCGACCAGCACCGTGGCCACCGCGTTGCCGGCGAAGTTGGTCAGCGCGCGGGCCTCGCTCATGAAGCGGTCGATGCCGACGATCAGGCCGACGCCGTCGACGAGTTCGGGGCGGTGCGACTGGAGGCCGCCCGCGAGGGTGGCGAGACCGGCGCCGGTGACGCCCGCGGCCCCCTTGGAGGCGATGACCATGAAGACCAGCAGCGAGATCTGCTCGCCGACGGAGAGCGGGGCGCCGGTCGCGTTGGCGATGAAGATCGAGGCCATCGTGAGGTAGATCGCGGTGCCGTCGAGGTTGAAGGAGTAGCCGGTCGGCACGGTGATGCCGACGACGGGCTTGCTGACGCCCATGTGCTCCATCTTCGCGATGAGCCGGGGCAGTGCCGACTCGGAGGAGGAGGTGGACAGGATCAGCAGGAACTCGCGGCCCAGGTACTTCAGCAGGGAGAAGATGTTGAGCCCGGCGACCAGGCGCAGGATCGCGCCCAGGACCAGGAACACGAAGAGCGCGCAGGTGACGTAGAAGCCGATCATGATGATCGCGAGGGACTTCAGCGCGTCCACGCCGGTCTCACCGACCACGGCCGCCATCGCGCCGAAGGCGCCGACCGGGGCCGCCCACATGATCATGGCGAGGATGCGGAAGACCAGGCGCTGGATGTGGCCGATACCGCGCAGCACGGGTTCGCCGGCCGAGCCAAGGACCTGGAGCGCGAAGCCCGCGAGCAGGGCGATCAGGAGCGTCTGGAGCACCTCGCCCTCGGTGAAGGCGGAGACCATCGTGGTGGGGATGATGCCGAGCAGGAAGTCCACGGTGGACTCGCT
This DNA window, taken from Streptomyces nitrosporeus, encodes the following:
- a CDS encoding cation:dicarboxylate symporter family transporter, yielding MAAQTARRDRTHYLYLAVIAAVVLGVTVGLVVPDFAVELKPIGTGFVNLIKMMISPIIFCTIVLGVGSVRKAAKVGAVGGLALGYFLVMSTVALAIGLVVGNLLEPGSSLHLTEAARAAGEKQASGASESTVDFLLGIIPTTMVSAFTEGEVLQTLLIALLAGFALQVLGSAGEPVLRGIGHIQRLVFRILAMIMWAAPVGAFGAMAAVVGETGVDALKSLAIIMIGFYVTCALFVFLVLGAILRLVAGLNIFSLLKYLGREFLLILSTSSSESALPRLIAKMEHMGVSKPVVGITVPTGYSFNLDGTAIYLTMASIFIANATGAPLSVGEQISLLVFMVIASKGAAGVTGAGLATLAGGLQSHRPELVDGVGLIVGIDRFMSEARALTNFAGNAVATVLVGTWTKEIDRARADQVLSGAIPFDEKTMTDDGHTEPYVPGPRGDEDEKASLAKV